In a single window of the Arthrobacter zhangbolii genome:
- a CDS encoding HNH endonuclease signature motif containing protein: MPAASSTRTASGTASTSPAGAPGNAECSGNIYPDGFTGTLALANLESCDEVTTGEALGRMAHLIAWAQAQQARLMNRMQEAFRDSYREASGRLEPGMAFSLASAECAAILRVPQMTAQRLMDEACRLCGPHAATLTALEEGTLGYPHAQVVLEQCENVPAADLPELEADLLSAAEGQTRAQFSAKARRLREKKYPQTIPARHQSAFEKRKVTLDPVEDGMSWLSALLPAPEAQQIYTALSTSAQGEQADGDPRSRDQLRADILAQLLMGGMGSARSQRAGRPGCGGHAGAADGAGHTGCTDGGDHPGRPDGGGHEDKTGAGLTDPDDIGSIPRAEIMVLISAETLFGADEEPAELHGYGPISAEAARRLARNATRWTGLVRDPRTGEILGVGRRRKVPAGLARWLRARDGTCRFPGCRVSTGVTEIDHTKDWAKGGNTEHSNLAHLCRRHHRFKTLGYWKACQPSPGVLEWTSPTGRVYRTEPFLELAGADPNARSVHGPEEVPPF, from the coding sequence ATGCCCGCTGCAAGTTCCACGCGTACAGCCAGCGGCACTGCTTCCACCAGTCCCGCGGGCGCCCCCGGCAATGCGGAATGCTCAGGCAACATTTATCCGGACGGATTTACCGGAACCCTGGCTCTGGCGAATCTTGAGTCCTGCGACGAAGTGACCACGGGCGAAGCTCTGGGCCGAATGGCACATTTGATTGCCTGGGCGCAGGCGCAGCAAGCCCGGCTGATGAACCGCATGCAGGAGGCCTTCCGGGACAGCTACCGGGAAGCCTCCGGCCGGCTGGAACCGGGCATGGCCTTCAGCCTCGCCTCCGCCGAGTGCGCGGCCATCCTAAGAGTCCCGCAAATGACGGCACAACGGCTGATGGACGAGGCCTGCAGGCTCTGCGGCCCGCACGCCGCCACCCTCACCGCCCTGGAGGAAGGCACGCTCGGCTACCCGCATGCGCAAGTGGTTCTGGAGCAGTGCGAGAACGTTCCCGCTGCTGACCTGCCGGAACTCGAAGCGGACCTGCTCAGCGCTGCCGAAGGTCAGACCCGGGCACAGTTCTCCGCCAAAGCCCGCAGACTGCGGGAGAAGAAATATCCGCAAACCATTCCTGCTCGGCACCAAAGCGCGTTCGAGAAACGGAAGGTCACCCTGGATCCGGTTGAGGACGGCATGTCCTGGCTCTCGGCCCTTCTGCCGGCACCGGAAGCCCAGCAGATTTACACTGCCCTGAGCACCTCCGCCCAGGGAGAACAGGCGGACGGGGACCCGCGGAGCAGGGACCAGTTGCGTGCCGACATCCTGGCCCAACTGCTGATGGGCGGCATGGGATCAGCCCGCAGCCAGCGCGCGGGCAGGCCCGGCTGTGGAGGGCACGCAGGCGCGGCCGACGGTGCTGGTCACACGGGCTGCACCGACGGTGGAGATCACCCGGGCAGGCCCGACGGTGGAGGCCACGAAGACAAAACCGGTGCCGGGCTCACCGATCCGGACGATATTGGCAGCATCCCGCGGGCCGAGATCATGGTGCTGATCAGCGCTGAAACCCTCTTCGGTGCTGACGAGGAACCCGCCGAGCTCCACGGCTACGGACCCATCAGCGCCGAAGCGGCCCGCCGGCTGGCTCGCAACGCTACCCGCTGGACCGGACTCGTCCGGGATCCGCGCACCGGAGAGATCCTGGGTGTGGGCAGGCGCCGGAAAGTCCCCGCCGGACTCGCCCGCTGGCTCCGGGCACGGGACGGGACCTGCCGGTTCCCGGGATGCCGGGTCAGTACCGGGGTGACCGAGATTGACCACACCAAAGATTGGGCCAAGGGCGGGAACACTGAGCATTCGAACCTGGCTCACCTGTGCCGGAGGCATCACCGGTTCAAGACTCTGGGTTATTGGAAGGCCTGCCAACCTTCGCCGGGGGTGTTGGAATGGACTTCGCCCACCGGCCGGGTCTACCGGACCGAGCCCTTCCTGGAACTGGCGGGCGCGGATCCAAACGCCCGCTCTGTCCACGGACCGGAAGAGGTACCCCCGTTCTGA